A region of Prochlorococcus marinus subsp. pastoris str. CCMP1986 DNA encodes the following proteins:
- a CDS encoding cytochrome c biogenesis CcdA family protein gives MEQGLNNPGPLTIFLVFTAGLLTSLGPCSLSLLPITIAYVGGTKNNKFKLISFSGGVIFSLITLGALSGFLGKIYGQLPSYYASLVALIAIIMGLNLLGILKFQLPNGPDLQFMEDKVPSIITPFVVGGAFGLASSPCITPVLATLLAWVSQAKNPTISIIFLFFFGLGQVTPLILAGATTENLKQFLELRKYSQVIPTLSGVFLVSLGILNLISNWI, from the coding sequence ATGGAGCAAGGGCTTAATAATCCAGGCCCACTTACCATATTTTTAGTTTTTACTGCAGGCCTTTTAACAAGTCTTGGTCCATGTTCTTTATCTTTACTACCAATCACAATTGCTTATGTGGGTGGTACTAAGAATAATAAGTTTAAACTTATTAGTTTTTCTGGAGGGGTAATTTTTTCCCTCATTACATTGGGTGCCTTGAGCGGATTCTTAGGAAAAATATATGGACAATTGCCCTCTTACTACGCATCTTTAGTAGCTTTAATAGCAATTATTATGGGCTTAAACTTATTAGGAATTTTAAAATTCCAATTACCTAATGGGCCCGATTTGCAATTTATGGAAGATAAGGTTCCTTCTATAATTACTCCTTTTGTAGTAGGTGGAGCTTTTGGTCTTGCCTCTTCACCTTGTATTACTCCAGTACTGGCTACACTCTTAGCATGGGTATCACAAGCAAAAAACCCTACAATTTCAATAATTTTTTTATTCTTCTTTGGCCTTGGTCAAGTAACACCATTAATCCTTGCAGGAGCGACAACTGAAAATTTAAAGCAGTTTCTAGAACTCAGAAAATATAGTCAAGTAATTCCTACTTTAAGTGGGGTATTTTTAGTTTCGCTAGGGATTCTAAATTTAATTTCAAATTGGATCTAA